The genomic DNA CGAACCCGCCCCGGCCGGTGCGGCGGCGTGGCAGCCCGACACCGGCGCCGAAGCGTCTGCGAACACGAGTCAGGAAGCCGTCGTCCTGCGCTGCGGTCTCGACCGCCCTGTGGACTTCGTCGCGGGCGCTCCGGTGCAGGTCGTCGACGCCGTCAGCTGGTTCCGGGTCGGCGAACAGGGCCGCAGCACCTGGGTGACCGTCGACCGCCCCGTCTACGTCGCGCTGACGTTGCCCGACGGTTCGGGTCCGTCGCCCATCCAGGTGGTCTCGAAGGCGGTGGCGGCCACGATGCCCGCCGTGCCGGTCAACCCGGCACCGGTCGGCTAGCGCAGACCCGTCCCGCGGGCGATCGCCGTCTCGACCATGGTGGACAGCAGCGTCGGATAGTCCACGCCGCTGGCCGCCCACATCCGCGGGTACATCGAGATGGTGGTGAAGCCGGGCATGGTGTTGATCTCGTTGATCACGGGTCCGTCGTCGGTGAGGAAGAAGTCGACGCGGGCCAGCCCCTGGCAGTCGATCGCCCGGAACGCGCGGATGGCGAGTCGGCGGATCTCGTCGGCGACGTCGTCGTCGACCTTGGCGGGTACGTCGAGTTCGGCGGCGTCGTCGAGGTACTTCGTCTCGAAGTCGTAGAAGCCGTCTTCGCGGCCACGCACGCCTGCGACCCGGATCTCGCCGACGGTGCTGGCTTCGAGCGAGCCGTCCGGGAATTCGAGGACGCCGCATTCGAGTTCCCGGCCGGGTACCGCGGCCTCGACGATGACCTTCGGGTCGTGTCGGCGGGCCCCGTCGATG from Mycolicibacterium arabiense includes the following:
- a CDS encoding DUF3515 domain-containing protein, translated to MTDPEPLDEPDGPPRGFLIAALAVAAAAVIALLVVAAVRESPETPQPVALATMPAPQAGGDECRALLDALPGDLGEYRRATLVEPAPAGAAAWQPDTGAEASANTSQEAVVLRCGLDRPVDFVAGAPVQVVDAVSWFRVGEQGRSTWVTVDRPVYVALTLPDGSGPSPIQVVSKAVAATMPAVPVNPAPVG